In one window of Gossypium hirsutum isolate 1008001.06 chromosome A01, Gossypium_hirsutum_v2.1, whole genome shotgun sequence DNA:
- the LOC107916913 gene encoding probable E3 ubiquitin-protein ligase XERICO yields MGLSNFPSATEGVLPVLVMNTVLSVALLKNIVRSLLQVVGASATSNLDIEDSNEDPEEMSKARERRISITQFKSLCHNRHSSASTSYEDSAPADGGYGSSSSSRGDGWVNSVECCVCLCGFEADEEVSELSCKHFFHKGCLEKWFGNKHSTCPLCRSIH; encoded by the coding sequence ATGGGGCTGTCCAATTTCCCTAGTGCAACTGAGGGGGTACTTCCAGTGCTAGTAATGAACACAGTTCTGTCGGTGGCTTTGTTGAAAAACATTGTGAGATCTTTACTTCAAGTGGTGGGCGCTTCTGCTACTTCAAATTTAGATATTGAGGACTCAAACGAGGACCCAGAAGAGATGAGCAAAGCAAGGGAGAGACGGATATCTATAACCCAGTTCAAGTCTTTGTGCCACAACAGGCACTCATCAGCATCAACATCATATGAAGATTCAGCTCCTGCAGATGGCGGTTATGGCAGTAGCAGCAGCAGTCGGGGTGATGGATGGGTTAACAGCGTGGAGTGTTGTGTGTGCTTATGTGGGTTTGAAGCGGATGAGGAGGTGAGTGAGTTGTCTTGCAAACATTTCTTTCACAAAGGATGTCTAGAGAAATGGTTTGGTAACAAGCATAGTACATGCCCGCTCTGTCGATCTATTCACTAG